Below is a genomic region from Augochlora pura isolate Apur16 chromosome 2, APUR_v2.2.1, whole genome shotgun sequence.
GTTTTCACTCGTTGGACAGTATCCTCCCGGTACGTTGCAATAAAGAAAAGCAAACGTTATCGAAGATTAACATTTACCATTTCAACATACGGTTGCCAAGTTTTGTATCGAATATTTCTTGAGAAATAAAGCTACCTGAAACGTAAAATAAGATATGtgatttgataaattatattcgttgcAACGTACGTAACTTTTAATACGCGATATATGCAATAGCTGTTACAccgatgaaataataatcggACGTTTACAATTAATCtgaataatatgtttatttatggTTATTTCAAAATCGCCATTGTGTACCTGCTAACCTCCGTGTGAATTGGCCGATCGGAAGAATATAAACGTCTAGAGAAGTCGAGGAATTCGTTTGCGTCTAACTAAAGGAACGGACTGTTAGGTTCTTTTGCATTTCTTTGCGTCTATAAAGCATTGTTCTCGTCGGTCACCGAGTGCAGTAACCCGCGAGCTTTGCTTTGAAAGACCGTAAGGATACAGTCTCGAGGAAATAGGATTTTTCAAACGCCGGTACGTAAAATCATAACTTTCTTAGAAACGAACGCCGAACATTAGTCTCGCAAAAGTGTTCGCGTGTTTCAATATTAACGATACTTTCGGAAGTGAATTCAACTAAAAGTGTCCTATGAATCATACGATGTTACTATTTTCACGTGTCTTCGTTTTCTAAtaggaaaagaaatatttattaaaccctTTCCAAAAAAtgacatttttctttgttaattCCAACATACACATATATCTGTTAAATCGAAGTTGGAATCAGTTCGTGATTTCTTACGAGACTAGATCGTCCGATcgtttcgagaagaatacctcTTTTCCAACTTTTAGAAGgaaaagtatacatatatcagataaatatatttcatattaaataattatttacgagTCCGAAAGTTAGTGTTCTAAACGTTATGCGAGAAATTAACATAGCCTCGGAGTTTTATAGCTATTCTCGCGAAACGTTAATTGAATTCACGCATTTTCTTGATCCAGGCACAGCTTTCTTCCGAAAACTCGTCATTGATACGATGAACGCGATTAAGAAGCGTCTGCAGACTCTGAAGATCGAGAAGGACCTGGCAATGGATAAGGCGGACATGTGCGACCAGCAGGCGAAGGAAGCGAACCGGCGAGAAGAAAAGCTGAAGGACGAGGTGCGTGAATTGGCGAAGAAACTGATACAAATGGAACGTGATTTGGAATCGAGCAAGGCCCAGCTGGAGAAATCTAATAGAGATCTCGAGCAAAAGGAGAGGGTTTATATCGTGGTTAGTAAATGACGATCTTACATTAATACATTCCTTTTAGCGTTTCATATTTCATCCAGTTTATTATCGGAAATTCTATTTGATTACGAGGATAGACTCAATCGGAATTGGCGGTTTTGAACAGAAAGATGCAGCAATGTATACATAACTTGGAGAAATCGGAGGAACGTCGTCTGACGGCACAAACGAAGTTGGCGCAGGCGATGGAGACTGCTGAGGATGCAAAACGGCTAGTTACCTGAACTATCTTATTATTCTTCGAATTATCTGATAACTTCAAAGtacacaaaattatattgttccGTAATTCGAAAATCTCACCTTGCACAAGCTAATCAATTTCGCTTTCTATCCACATCATATTTTGAATACCGttcagacatttattttcaaatgtttcgcatacatttttattgcattctaACAAATTCAATGAACCAAATTCAATGaagttaaaatataagaaactcGGGTTAAACAGTCTTTCTTATTGTTCATTCGTCGTTGCTTAAAGGCAATTCTAATTTCTGTTAACTGTACAGTACACGTTGAACCTTCTATTATCAATTAATGAATGTCATGTTTAAAATGTTACGTAGATTTGATTTCCACGGAATAGTGAAATTCAGAAGAGCGAGTTACTTTTTCCATGGACCGAGAGGCtcaaacgatttttatcgtaGGTGTTTCATCGACCACTCAatgtgaaaattgtttcttctaGCATTTGCAAAGTGCTAGAGAATAGAAGCAAGCAGGACGAGGAGAGAATGGACCAGTTGATGGCGCAGCTGAAAGAAGCGAGGCTGATCGCCGAGGACGCGGATACAAAATCGGACGAGATCTCGAGGAAGTTGGTCTTTGTGGAAGATGAACTGGAAGCTGCCGAAGAACGAGTGAAGTCGAGCGAGGCGTGAGTTCGCTAGACAGTCGGCCacgaatcagaaaaatataataataatattttaaactcgTAGGAAGATCGTGGAACGGGAAGATGAACTGTTCATCGTCGGCAACATATTGAAGTCCCTCGAAGTATCTGAGGAAAAAGTAATTGTCACTGCAACGATCCTAAAGCTACGACAATGACTATGTTGTAACGTGTTTTGATTGTTTCAGGCTAATCAGAGGGTGGAAGAATTCAAGTTGCAGCTGAAGGAATTGAAAGCGAAACTGAAAACCGCCGAAAAGAGAGCCATCATCGCAGAGAAGATGGTGAAAGTATTCTCGAAGGAACTGGATGCGCGGGAAGGTTCGTTTTAGGATTGTTTTACGTATTCCCGTTGTATTTGTTCGTTACTTACAACTGTTCTTTTCCAGATTTCCtgtatagagagaaagaaaaatacaaatacatcTGCGACGACATGGACTCCACGTTCTCCGAGCTCACCGGATACTAGTAAAACTTTCGTCACATTTAAACACTATTTTCAACATCAGTGTGCATTTATTttgtgttctttttttattaaatattaaatttaatctaccacatcatttaaaattattcttcgttAATTGCGGTCATTCAGG
It encodes:
- the LOC144473571 gene encoding tropomyosin, with the protein product MNAIKKRLQTLKIEKDLAMDKADMCDQQAKEANRREEKLKDEVRELAKKLIQMERDLESSKAQLEKSNRDLEQKERVYIVTQSELAVLNRKMQQCIHNLEKSEERRLTAQTKLAQAMETAEDAKRICKVLENRSKQDEERMDQLMAQLKEARLIAEDADTKSDEISRKLVFVEDELEAAEERVKSSEAKIVEREDELFIVGNILKSLEVSEEKANQRVEEFKLQLKELKAKLKTAEKRAIIAEKMVKVFSKELDAREDFLYREKEKYKYICDDMDSTFSELTGY